A part of Caldicellulosiruptor owensensis OL genomic DNA contains:
- a CDS encoding ABC transporter permease → MIKYRKENKILFKILWEARTLIALFILVAIFGIKVPNFLTVENMLTVTKHVAEYALLGIGMTFIILTGGIDLSVGSIVGFAAMIAGGFIYEGIVLQKLGITIFLSIPLVIILTLIISALVGTLNGLIISYVRIPPFIATLGTMYVFRGFALLRSNGMTFPNLQGKPDYGNTGFEWLGQGFIGGIPVAVIIFIIVAIIAAYLLSKTPFGWYVYAVGGNEKAAELSGLKVKKIKILCYTISGFCAGLVGLIVASELVASHPAIGEGWEMNAIAAAVLGGASLSGGIGSIGGTVIGAFIIGVLNDGMVMMGVSEFWQKVVKGIVIVLAVGLDILQQEIRKRQITKAIPDGK, encoded by the coding sequence ATGATTAAATATAGAAAAGAAAACAAAATATTGTTTAAAATATTATGGGAAGCAAGAACGTTAATAGCATTGTTTATTTTAGTAGCCATATTTGGTATAAAAGTGCCTAATTTCTTGACAGTAGAGAATATGTTAACAGTAACAAAACATGTAGCTGAATATGCATTATTGGGCATAGGAATGACTTTTATTATTTTGACAGGAGGAATAGACTTATCAGTTGGGTCAATAGTTGGGTTTGCTGCGATGATAGCAGGTGGTTTTATTTACGAAGGAATTGTTTTGCAGAAACTTGGTATTACAATATTTTTAAGTATACCACTAGTCATTATATTAACCTTAATAATATCAGCATTAGTAGGTACTCTTAATGGTTTAATAATTAGTTATGTTCGTATACCACCATTTATTGCAACATTGGGTACAATGTATGTATTTAGAGGTTTTGCATTACTACGTTCAAATGGCATGACATTCCCGAACCTTCAAGGCAAACCTGATTATGGTAATACAGGTTTTGAGTGGTTAGGACAAGGTTTTATTGGTGGTATACCTGTAGCAGTAATAATATTTATAATTGTTGCTATAATTGCAGCATATTTATTAAGCAAAACACCATTTGGGTGGTATGTTTACGCTGTTGGAGGAAATGAAAAAGCGGCTGAATTAAGTGGGTTAAAAGTCAAAAAAATAAAAATTTTATGTTATACAATTTCGGGATTTTGTGCAGGTTTAGTTGGATTAATAGTTGCATCTGAGCTTGTAGCTTCACATCCTGCTATTGGAGAAGGTTGGGAGATGAATGCAATTGCAGCAGCAGTTCTTGGAGGTGCTTCACTTTCTGGAGGAATTGGTAGTATAGGAGGAACAGTTATAGGTGCTTTCATTATTGGTGTTTTAAATGACGGTATGGTTATGATGGGGGTATCCGAATTTTGGCAAAAAGTAGTAAAAGGAATAGTTATAGTTTTAGCTGTAGGATTAGATATATTACAGCAAGAAATTAGAAAAAGGCAGATTACGAAAGCAATACCTGATGGAAAGTAA
- a CDS encoding transketolase family protein — MNQKIACRVAFSEALLEEAKKDKDVIVVTTDARGSASVDNFARELPEQFVEVGIAEQNAVGVAAGLSICGFKPFVCGPACFLSARSFEQVKVDVAYSKTNVKIIGVSGGVSYGPLGGTHHAFHDIAAFRAVPNMTVILPSDANLAKAIARTLVNHRGPVYVRMGRNPVPVVYSEEPHFEIGKANVLLEGDDIAIVACGEVVKNAFDAALLLREKGIYAKVVDMHTLKPIDEELIIEIAKKYKVIFTVEEHNTNGGLGDAVAGLVAKHSPKEIVKIALPDEDMITGSQFEIYDYYGLSAEKIVSRVLSEFERR, encoded by the coding sequence GTGAATCAAAAAATTGCCTGTAGAGTAGCTTTTTCTGAGGCTCTTTTAGAGGAAGCTAAGAAAGATAAAGATGTAATTGTTGTTACAACAGATGCAAGGGGTTCAGCAAGTGTAGACAATTTTGCAAGGGAATTACCAGAGCAATTTGTTGAAGTAGGGATAGCAGAACAGAATGCTGTTGGTGTTGCAGCTGGCCTATCAATATGTGGATTTAAGCCTTTTGTGTGCGGGCCTGCATGCTTTTTGAGTGCGAGAAGTTTTGAGCAGGTGAAAGTAGATGTTGCATATTCTAAAACGAATGTAAAGATAATTGGTGTTAGTGGTGGAGTAAGCTATGGTCCACTTGGAGGAACACATCATGCTTTTCATGATATAGCAGCATTTAGGGCGGTTCCAAATATGACAGTCATATTACCTTCTGATGCTAATTTAGCAAAAGCTATTGCACGCACTTTAGTTAATCACAGAGGACCAGTATACGTAAGAATGGGGAGGAACCCTGTACCAGTTGTGTATTCTGAAGAACCTCATTTTGAGATAGGCAAAGCAAATGTATTATTAGAAGGTGATGACATTGCGATTGTTGCTTGTGGAGAGGTAGTCAAGAACGCTTTTGATGCAGCGCTATTACTAAGAGAAAAGGGAATTTATGCTAAGGTTGTTGACATGCATACATTAAAGCCTATAGATGAAGAGTTAATAATTGAAATTGCTAAAAAATACAAGGTTATTTTTACAGTAGAAGAACATAACACAAATGGTGGATTAGGTGATGCTGTAGCAGGGTTAGTAGCTAAACATAGTCCAAAAGAGATTGTTAAAATAGCCTTGCCAGACGAAGACATGATAACAGGCAGCCAATTTGAAATTTATGATTATTATGGTTTGAGTGCCGAAAAAATTGTAAGTAGAGTATTATCAGAGTTTGAGAGGAGGTAA
- a CDS encoding DUF2291 family protein: MGRRGRLLYFIKTIELILVLLIISGLLSGCKPWTVVKISKEENNKKKNEIQIYFEDTSFDAEKYVNSIWDKQVMPYVEKKAVNLKKLLEQMQKISIDEVGKKFGVRRGDESNPWNFLVKGEGKIIKVDTSSPNGIIEVDILPYDGKSDIMIQIGPVINGTSIRDVLEFISFDKFVNQIQLADIADAFNNKVYQDILSKIDFNKAVGKKISFIGAFTYEEGEKITITPIEFKMQ, from the coding sequence ATGGGTAGAAGGGGAAGATTACTATATTTTATTAAGACTATAGAACTTATTTTAGTACTGCTGATAATAAGCGGGCTTTTAAGTGGATGTAAACCATGGACGGTTGTAAAAATAAGTAAAGAAGAAAACAACAAAAAGAAAAATGAAATACAGATATATTTTGAAGATACCAGCTTTGATGCGGAAAAATATGTGAACTCTATTTGGGATAAACAAGTAATGCCTTATGTTGAGAAAAAAGCAGTGAATTTGAAAAAACTTTTAGAACAAATGCAAAAAATAAGCATTGATGAAGTGGGCAAAAAATTTGGGGTCAGACGTGGTGATGAAAGTAACCCATGGAATTTTTTAGTTAAAGGAGAAGGAAAGATTATTAAAGTTGATACCAGTTCACCAAATGGAATTATAGAAGTTGATATTCTTCCATACGACGGTAAAAGCGATATAATGATACAAATTGGTCCTGTTATAAACGGCACTTCAATAAGAGATGTTCTTGAGTTTATTTCGTTTGACAAATTTGTAAATCAAATTCAATTAGCTGATATTGCTGATGCTTTTAATAATAAAGTTTATCAAGATATACTTTCGAAGATTGATTTTAATAAAGCTGTAGGCAAAAAAATATCTTTTATAGGAGCTTTTACTTATGAAGAAGGAGAAAAAATAACAATAACTCCAATAGAATTTAAAATGCAATAA
- a CDS encoding sugar ABC transporter ATP-binding protein — translation MKGYAESVTERSICLTAKNITKVYPGTIALRGVDYNVYKGKINALIGANGAGKSTLMKILAGIEKPTSGEIFLNGNKVELHSPDDAFKHGIGIVHQELNLFPNMTVLQNLFIGNEQTKKKFVLDNKFHYSMAKDILSMLEHPIDPNTKVGDLKVGEQQIIEIAKVIGRHNIQVLILDEPTSALSATEVKVLFKVIRELCSKGVSIIYISHRLEEIMEIADYVTVLRDGLKVAEAKKDDIDINWIIQQMIGRSTFDINYKGKNISEDVLLNVEKLSLRRPNGEYVFKELSFKLYRGEVLGIFGLLGAGKSELAEAIMGIHKNYVDGDIYFENKKIEIDDISEQIKKGIMLVPEDRQREGLVSILSVEKNVVLASLYKYLLGPSISKKKVSAQVQKMINETRIKVSDPKLPVMTLSGGNQQKVVIAKALSTEPKILILDEPLRGIDVGAKMEIYKIVRECAEKGIGIIFISSDIKELLPVCDRILVMSKGRFTGEFSGEEMNEELIVAASYK, via the coding sequence ATGAAGGGTTATGCAGAGAGTGTAACCGAAAGAAGTATTTGTCTTACTGCTAAAAATATAACAAAGGTATATCCGGGAACAATAGCTCTTAGGGGCGTAGATTACAATGTTTATAAAGGTAAGATTAATGCATTAATTGGAGCCAACGGGGCTGGAAAATCAACTCTTATGAAAATTTTAGCAGGAATAGAAAAACCCACAAGTGGCGAGATATTTTTAAACGGAAATAAAGTGGAATTACATAGTCCAGATGATGCTTTCAAACATGGAATAGGAATAGTTCATCAGGAGTTAAATTTGTTTCCTAACATGACTGTCTTGCAAAATCTTTTTATTGGTAATGAGCAAACAAAGAAGAAATTCGTATTGGACAACAAATTTCATTATTCTATGGCAAAAGATATTCTCAGTATGTTAGAGCATCCTATTGATCCAAATACGAAAGTAGGAGACTTAAAAGTAGGAGAACAACAGATAATAGAGATTGCCAAAGTTATTGGAAGACATAACATACAGGTTTTAATATTAGATGAGCCAACATCAGCGCTTAGTGCAACAGAAGTAAAAGTATTGTTTAAGGTTATAAGAGAATTGTGTAGCAAGGGAGTATCCATAATATATATTTCTCACAGATTAGAAGAAATAATGGAAATTGCCGATTATGTTACAGTTTTAAGAGATGGTTTGAAAGTTGCCGAAGCCAAAAAAGATGATATAGACATTAATTGGATAATTCAACAAATGATAGGAAGAAGTACCTTTGATATCAATTATAAAGGGAAAAATATAAGCGAGGATGTATTGTTAAATGTTGAGAAATTGAGTCTTAGAAGGCCCAATGGAGAATATGTTTTCAAAGAATTATCATTCAAACTTTATAGAGGTGAGGTTTTAGGGATATTCGGTTTACTTGGTGCGGGGAAGAGTGAGTTAGCTGAGGCTATAATGGGAATACATAAAAATTACGTTGATGGTGACATATATTTTGAAAATAAGAAAATCGAAATAGATGATATATCTGAGCAAATTAAAAAGGGAATTATGCTTGTTCCTGAGGATAGACAGAGAGAGGGTTTAGTTTCTATTTTATCAGTTGAAAAGAATGTGGTTTTAGCAAGTTTATATAAATATCTATTGGGTCCGAGTATTTCGAAGAAGAAAGTAAGTGCTCAAGTACAGAAGATGATAAATGAAACAAGAATCAAGGTTAGTGATCCTAAACTTCCAGTAATGACTTTGAGTGGAGGCAATCAACAGAAAGTAGTAATAGCTAAAGCACTATCAACAGAGCCTAAAATATTGATTTTAGATGAACCCCTGAGAGGTATTGATGTTGGAGCAAAAATGGAAATATACAAAATCGTAAGAGAATGTGCTGAAAAAGGAATAGGAATAATTTTTATTTCATCGGATATTAAAGAGTTGTTACCTGTATGTGATAGAATCTTAGTAATGTCTAAAGGAAGATTTACAGGCGAGTTTTCAGGTGAGGAAATGAATGAAGAATTGATAGTCGCAGCTTCTTATAAATAG
- a CDS encoding transketolase, which produces MRHVTIYELIKKSLKIRKQIVQMIYKAKSGHIGGSLSSVDILVTLFYRIMNLDKGDESDKFVLSKGHSVEGYYAILADIGYLPEDELERYCQFGSILIGHPTNKVKGIEVNTGSLGHGLSVGAGMALAGKRKGKNYRVFVLMGDGELAEGSVWEAAMFAANYKLDNLVAIIDRNKLQISGGTEEVMKLEPLRQKWEAFGWKVFELDGHNYEELIEILTKIPVEKDKPHLIIANTTKGKGVSFIENKAQWHHKVPTEEEYIKAIQELDMQLQEVEERESKNCL; this is translated from the coding sequence GTGAGACACGTAACAATTTATGAATTGATAAAAAAATCGCTCAAAATACGTAAACAAATAGTCCAGATGATATATAAAGCCAAAAGTGGTCATATAGGTGGTTCATTATCAAGTGTTGATATTTTAGTAACATTGTTTTACAGGATTATGAACTTGGATAAAGGTGATGAAAGCGATAAGTTTGTTTTGAGTAAAGGTCATAGTGTAGAAGGATACTATGCAATATTAGCAGATATTGGATATTTGCCGGAAGATGAATTAGAAAGGTATTGCCAGTTTGGTTCTATTTTAATAGGTCATCCAACAAACAAAGTAAAAGGTATTGAAGTAAATACAGGTTCTTTAGGCCATGGGCTGTCAGTTGGTGCAGGAATGGCTTTGGCAGGGAAAAGAAAAGGGAAGAACTACAGGGTTTTCGTATTGATGGGAGATGGTGAGTTAGCAGAAGGTTCAGTATGGGAAGCAGCAATGTTTGCAGCAAATTATAAACTGGATAATCTTGTAGCAATTATTGATAGGAACAAGTTACAGATAAGTGGGGGTACCGAAGAGGTAATGAAATTAGAACCGCTGAGGCAAAAATGGGAAGCATTTGGCTGGAAAGTATTTGAATTAGATGGTCACAACTATGAAGAATTAATAGAAATTTTGACGAAAATCCCGGTTGAGAAGGACAAACCACATCTTATTATAGCAAACACCACTAAAGGGAAAGGAGTTTCATTTATAGAAAACAAAGCGCAATGGCATCATAAAGTTCCGACTGAAGAAGAGTATATAAAAGCCATACAAGAACTTGATATGCAACTTCAGGAGGTAGAAGAACGTGAATCAAAAAATTGCCTGTAG
- the rbsD gene encoding D-ribose pyranase, whose amino-acid sequence MKKGVLLNSEISKVIAEMGHTDMLAIADSGLPIPVNVKRIDIALTRGIPSLVDTLKVVLSELYVEEVILAEEIISENTKLYNQLNKLLEPISIRLLSHKELKKQLMCCKAVIRTGEQTPYANIILKSGVVF is encoded by the coding sequence ATGAAAAAGGGAGTTTTATTGAATTCTGAAATATCAAAAGTTATTGCAGAAATGGGGCACACTGATATGCTTGCTATTGCAGATAGTGGTTTACCTATACCTGTTAACGTAAAAAGAATTGATATTGCCCTTACAAGAGGAATACCCTCCCTTGTTGATACATTAAAGGTTGTTTTGTCAGAATTATATGTTGAAGAAGTTATATTAGCAGAAGAAATTATTTCTGAAAATACAAAACTTTATAACCAGCTTAATAAATTACTTGAACCTATTTCGATAAGATTACTTTCACATAAAGAGTTAAAAAAACAATTAATGTGCTGCAAAGCTGTTATTAGAACAGGAGAACAGACACCATATGCCAATATTATTTTGAAGTCAGGTGTTGTATTCTGA
- a CDS encoding D-ribose ABC transporter substrate-binding protein: MIFAFGKSSTSISSKSQKKKLIYVITPSHSNPFFKAEADAAAQKAKKLGYDVKVAVHDDDVAKQSKLFDEAIAAKAAAIICDNAGADATIAPVKRAKAAGIPVFLIDREINATGLAVAQIVSNNYQGAKLGAQEFVRLMGGKGNYIELVGKESDTNAGIRSKGFHSVIDKYPKMKMLARVSANWSQTEAYTKMESLIQRYGKSIQGVICGNDTMAMGAMAALLAHNMKDVIVVGFDGSNDVRDSILRGEIKATVLQPCWEGAELAVELADKYIKTGKTGRPEKILLDCTLITAKNAKYLNNFRLLKK; the protein is encoded by the coding sequence ATGATATTTGCATTTGGAAAAAGCTCAACCTCAATATCTTCAAAGTCCCAAAAGAAAAAGCTTATCTATGTAATAACTCCGTCACACTCAAATCCATTCTTTAAAGCAGAAGCTGATGCTGCAGCACAGAAAGCAAAAAAATTGGGCTATGACGTAAAAGTTGCTGTGCATGATGATGATGTTGCAAAGCAAAGTAAGCTTTTTGATGAAGCTATTGCCGCTAAAGCTGCTGCGATTATTTGTGATAATGCTGGTGCAGATGCAACAATTGCTCCGGTTAAAAGAGCAAAAGCAGCTGGAATCCCAGTATTTTTGATTGATCGCGAAATTAATGCAACAGGCTTAGCAGTAGCTCAAATTGTTTCTAATAATTATCAAGGTGCCAAACTGGGAGCTCAAGAATTTGTAAGGTTAATGGGTGGAAAAGGTAACTATATTGAGTTGGTAGGAAAAGAATCTGATACAAATGCAGGTATACGTTCAAAAGGGTTTCATTCAGTCATAGATAAATATCCAAAAATGAAGATGTTAGCAAGAGTTAGTGCTAACTGGAGTCAGACAGAGGCTTACACAAAAATGGAATCTTTAATACAACGTTATGGGAAGAGTATTCAAGGTGTAATTTGCGGGAATGACACAATGGCAATGGGAGCTATGGCGGCATTATTGGCACATAATATGAAAGATGTAATTGTTGTTGGATTTGATGGTAGCAATGATGTTAGAGATTCAATATTAAGAGGTGAAATAAAAGCAACAGTTCTTCAACCATGTTGGGAAGGTGCTGAATTAGCGGTAGAGCTTGCTGATAAATATATAAAAACAGGTAAAACAGGAAGACCTGAAAAGATTCTTCTTGATTGTACATTGATAACTGCTAAAAATGCTAAGTATTTGAATAATTTTAGGTTACTAAAGAAATAA
- the rbsK gene encoding ribokinase has product MESNNWNFIKIKIFEGESMSDICVLGSVNMDVVIKVDDMPAVGETIKAKEIKKICGGKGANQAVAVARLGGNVSFIGCIGKDENGEILLETLKREKIDTKTIRLDDNLPTGVAYIIVDKKGKNLILVYSGMNSDLNENDVYNNKEVIANSKILISQLEIPINTVIKAFKIAKENKVITILNPSPVSDIPDELYRLCDIIIPNEMEAERLTGIYPATLSDIEKIGEFFYHKSIKISIITLGERGSAVYYNGKINIVPSIQVNVIDTTAAGDTFIGAFAWQLSKTDELTFEKLCKIVELANKVAAISVTKEGAQSSIPYLSEVIGMYGSVDI; this is encoded by the coding sequence ATGGAAAGTAATAATTGGAACTTTATTAAAATTAAAATTTTTGAAGGTGAAAGTATGTCTGATATTTGTGTACTGGGTAGTGTTAATATGGATGTAGTTATAAAGGTTGATGATATGCCTGCAGTCGGGGAGACCATAAAAGCAAAAGAAATAAAAAAGATTTGTGGTGGTAAAGGTGCAAATCAAGCTGTTGCTGTGGCACGGCTTGGTGGAAATGTTAGTTTCATTGGGTGCATAGGAAAAGATGAAAATGGCGAAATATTATTAGAAACCCTGAAAAGAGAAAAAATTGATACAAAAACTATAAGATTGGATGATAATTTACCTACTGGTGTTGCTTATATCATTGTAGACAAAAAAGGAAAAAATTTGATATTAGTTTATTCAGGAATGAATAGTGATTTGAATGAAAATGATGTATATAACAACAAAGAAGTAATAGCCAACTCAAAAATATTAATTTCTCAATTGGAGATTCCAATCAATACAGTAATTAAAGCATTCAAAATAGCTAAAGAAAATAAAGTAATAACCATTTTAAATCCTTCTCCAGTAAGTGATATACCTGATGAACTTTACAGATTATGCGATATAATAATTCCAAATGAAATGGAAGCAGAAAGGTTAACAGGTATATATCCGGCAACTTTGAGTGATATCGAAAAGATTGGAGAGTTTTTCTATCACAAGAGCATAAAAATTTCAATTATAACATTAGGTGAAAGAGGTTCAGCTGTATATTATAATGGGAAGATTAATATAGTACCGAGCATTCAAGTTAATGTTATAGATACTACAGCAGCTGGAGATACTTTTATAGGTGCATTTGCTTGGCAATTGTCAAAAACTGACGAGTTGACTTTTGAAAAATTATGCAAAATAGTGGAATTAGCTAATAAAGTGGCAGCAATTTCAGTTACAAAAGAGGGAGCTCAATCATCAATTCCTTATCTCTCAGAAGTAATAGGTATGTATGGGAGTGTTGATATATGA
- the glpK gene encoding glycerol kinase GlpK, with protein MAYILVIDQSTSATKAIIFDEKANIVKRSNVYHKQIYPRPGWVEHDPEEIYNNTVLAIKTVLNESEVDPSEIIALGITNQRETALVWDKTTGKPVYNAVVWQCKRGEEICERIRSEETEEVIKKKTGLKLSPYFSAAKVKWILDNLNETYNRNNLLFGTIDCWLVWKLTKGESYATDYSNASRTQLFNIVDLKWDEELFSLFGIDLIEKPKVLCSDEIFGYTTAEGIFPKPIPICGVIGDSQGALFGQGCWSEGDIKATYGTGSSIMMNTGERVVISDKLSTSIAWGFGGKVSYVIEGNINFSGATLKWLAENLELIGSVKECSNIAKQVKSTDGVYFVPAFTGLASPYWNSRAKAAIVGMNVDTKKAHIVRAAEESMAYQVRDIIEAVKEVFPTNIYKLNADGGPTKDEFLMQFQADILGIPVCVNNLEEVSALGAMLMAGFGIKMWHKHSEVLNLIKHDRVYINNMDEITREQLYRGWKRAVDSVLINS; from the coding sequence TTGGCATATATTCTGGTTATTGACCAGAGCACATCAGCTACAAAAGCAATTATATTTGACGAGAAAGCTAATATTGTAAAAAGGAGCAATGTATATCACAAACAAATTTATCCAAGACCTGGTTGGGTAGAGCATGACCCTGAAGAAATATATAATAATACTGTATTAGCAATAAAAACGGTTTTAAATGAGAGTGAAGTAGATCCTTCAGAAATTATAGCATTGGGTATAACAAATCAAAGAGAAACAGCTTTGGTATGGGATAAGACTACAGGAAAGCCTGTATATAACGCGGTTGTATGGCAGTGCAAAAGAGGAGAAGAGATTTGTGAAAGGATACGTTCTGAGGAGACAGAAGAAGTAATAAAGAAAAAGACGGGATTAAAATTATCACCATACTTTTCAGCAGCAAAAGTAAAGTGGATACTTGATAATTTAAATGAGACTTATAATAGGAATAATCTGTTATTTGGTACTATTGATTGCTGGCTTGTGTGGAAGCTAACGAAGGGAGAAAGTTATGCAACAGATTATTCCAATGCGAGCAGGACTCAGCTTTTTAATATTGTAGATTTAAAATGGGATGAAGAACTATTTTCTTTATTTGGGATTGACTTAATAGAAAAGCCTAAAGTATTGTGTTCAGATGAAATTTTTGGCTATACAACAGCTGAAGGGATATTTCCAAAGCCAATTCCAATTTGTGGTGTTATAGGGGATTCACAGGGTGCATTATTTGGGCAAGGATGCTGGAGTGAAGGTGATATAAAAGCAACATATGGAACAGGTTCTTCAATAATGATGAATACAGGGGAACGAGTTGTTATTTCAGACAAGCTTTCAACTTCGATTGCGTGGGGATTTGGTGGGAAGGTAAGTTATGTAATAGAGGGTAATATAAACTTTTCTGGTGCTACATTAAAATGGTTAGCAGAGAATTTAGAACTCATTGGAAGTGTTAAGGAATGTTCAAACATAGCTAAGCAAGTAAAAAGTACAGATGGCGTTTATTTTGTACCTGCATTTACAGGATTGGCATCACCGTATTGGAACAGCAGAGCAAAAGCTGCAATAGTAGGTATGAATGTCGATACTAAAAAAGCACATATAGTTCGAGCAGCAGAGGAATCGATGGCTTATCAAGTGAGGGATATAATCGAAGCTGTAAAAGAAGTATTTCCTACTAATATTTATAAATTAAATGCTGATGGTGGACCGACAAAAGATGAATTTTTAATGCAGTTTCAAGCTGATATATTAGGGATACCAGTATGTGTAAATAATCTTGAAGAAGTGTCAGCACTTGGCGCGATGTTAATGGCGGGATTTGGTATAAAAATGTGGCATAAACATAGTGAAGTGTTGAATTTAATAAAACATGACCGTGTATATATAAACAATATGGATGAAATTACAAGAGAGCAACTCTACAGAGGTTGGAAAAGAGCAGTTGATAGTGTTCTGATTAATTCATAA
- a CDS encoding LacI family DNA-binding transcriptional regulator — MKVRIKDIAKAVGVSPATVSLVLNNRPGISEETREKILKKIEELGYNSGRTTSKAVRGLTKNIRFIVYKKHGKVVGETPFFSALIEGIEQEARDEGFNLLISYINEQSGDRQEIIQIIKETPVDGILLLATEMYSHDLLIFNNLTLPIVVLDSYLEDKNMDFVVIANAEAIYSATVYLIQKGHREIGYLDSSVWIKNFEERKEGYEKAILQSGLVFKKEFILSLEPTLDGAYKDMKEILGNGTELPTAFVAANDIIAFGAMKALKEAGIKIPDDISIIGLDDMPFCEICDPPITTLRVYKERMGKIAVKRLIERIMNNVEERVKIEVRTELIERKSVKDNMLY, encoded by the coding sequence ATGAAAGTTCGAATAAAGGACATAGCGAAGGCAGTAGGTGTGTCACCTGCTACAGTTTCGCTTGTTCTAAACAATAGACCTGGGATAAGTGAAGAAACTAGAGAGAAGATTCTCAAGAAAATAGAGGAGCTTGGCTACAATTCCGGCAGAACAACTTCAAAGGCTGTGAGAGGTTTGACTAAAAATATTCGATTTATAGTTTATAAAAAACATGGAAAAGTAGTTGGTGAAACTCCATTTTTCTCAGCTTTGATTGAGGGGATAGAACAAGAAGCACGTGATGAAGGCTTTAATTTACTTATTTCATATATCAATGAACAAAGTGGAGATAGACAGGAGATAATTCAAATAATAAAGGAAACACCTGTTGATGGTATTCTATTGCTTGCAACAGAGATGTATTCCCATGATTTGCTAATTTTTAATAATCTAACCCTGCCAATAGTGGTTTTGGACAGTTACTTAGAAGACAAAAATATGGATTTTGTGGTTATAGCCAATGCAGAGGCAATTTACAGTGCCACAGTTTATCTAATTCAAAAGGGGCATAGAGAAATTGGATATCTTGATAGTTCTGTATGGATTAAAAATTTTGAAGAAAGAAAAGAAGGTTACGAAAAAGCGATACTACAAAGTGGATTGGTATTTAAAAAAGAATTTATTTTAAGTTTAGAACCAACTTTAGATGGTGCGTATAAGGATATGAAAGAGATTCTGGGAAATGGTACAGAGCTTCCCACTGCATTTGTTGCAGCAAATGATATTATTGCATTTGGTGCAATGAAGGCTTTAAAAGAGGCAGGAATTAAAATTCCTGATGATATTTCTATTATTGGTTTAGATGACATGCCATTTTGTGAAATATGTGACCCACCAATAACCACATTAAGAGTTTACAAAGAAAGAATGGGTAAAATTGCAGTAAAAAGATTAATAGAAAGGATAATGAATAATGTTGAAGAAAGGGTCAAAATAGAGGTTAGAACTGAGCTGATAGAAAGAAAAAGTGTTAAAGATAATATGTTATATTAA